From Phycisphaerae bacterium, the proteins below share one genomic window:
- a CDS encoding zf-HC2 domain-containing protein — MNCTTVRKFLYAFADGQLGVKANCEVLDHLKMCPACSRLVDEHQALRSAIGRNLAAEKTPEGLHQRVVQRLEGASARPVPWLRPLAAAACVALAAAGGWWAFANRSADPDQMANAPVRVEGGPTAATMIAEVHRLCLAEPAKHQYPSLPRDRSQVAAAINQHFAGRVAAVAPNLSRFGYEFESVNFCGIDASLSREGGHLVYASADRQSRLSLFCVPRLDRLDQGSGPSPDGYLQYEVDQDGGKKLSILAWHRNSTSYACCANLTIEQLREMVSGIRLAMPNLEDQIDSAVRFAMR; from the coding sequence ATGAACTGTACGACCGTGAGAAAATTTTTGTATGCCTTCGCGGACGGCCAGCTCGGCGTGAAGGCCAACTGCGAAGTGCTGGACCATCTGAAGATGTGCCCGGCGTGCAGCCGCTTGGTGGACGAACACCAGGCGCTCCGCTCGGCCATCGGCCGGAATCTCGCGGCGGAAAAGACGCCGGAGGGCCTGCACCAACGAGTGGTTCAACGCCTGGAAGGGGCATCGGCAAGGCCCGTGCCCTGGCTTCGGCCACTCGCCGCGGCGGCCTGCGTTGCCCTTGCGGCGGCCGGCGGTTGGTGGGCGTTCGCGAATCGAAGCGCCGATCCTGACCAGATGGCGAATGCGCCGGTTCGCGTAGAAGGCGGGCCGACGGCCGCCACGATGATCGCCGAGGTGCATCGCCTATGCCTCGCCGAGCCGGCCAAGCATCAATACCCCAGCCTGCCCCGCGACCGATCGCAGGTCGCCGCGGCGATCAACCAACATTTCGCCGGTCGGGTTGCGGCGGTCGCGCCGAACTTGTCCCGGTTCGGTTATGAGTTTGAGTCGGTGAACTTCTGCGGCATCGACGCCAGCCTGAGCCGCGAGGGCGGACATCTCGTCTACGCCTCGGCCGACCGGCAGTCGCGATTGTCGCTCTTCTGCGTGCCGCGGCTGGACCGGCTGGACCAGGGCAGCGGCCCCAGCCCCGACGGCTATTTGCAATACGAAGTGGACCAGGATGGCGGCAAGAAGCTGTCGATCCTGGCATGGCATCGCAACTCGACCAGCTACGCCTGCTGTGCGAACCTGACGATCGAGCAGCTTCGCGAAATGGTCTCCGGCATCCGCCTGGCGATGCCGAATCTGGAAGATCAAATCGATTCGGCCGTGCGCTTCGCGATGCGGTGA
- a CDS encoding RNA polymerase sigma factor, which translates to MARFEQHILCHLDLVYRVAKKLTADQHEAEDLAQETFLLAHRGFAEFELRAHGAKAWLLKILHNVWVNRLRGDARTPTLTADLSLDDFAAELAHDGLPALTPGQIDWEGFDEDLKWAIDDLLPEYRSVLLLWALGDLSYKEIGDVLGCAVGTVMSRLHRARQKLGEALSEYARDRGITPGMGSSP; encoded by the coding sequence ATGGCCCGGTTTGAGCAGCATATTTTGTGCCACCTCGACCTCGTCTATCGAGTGGCGAAAAAACTGACCGCCGATCAACACGAGGCGGAGGACCTCGCGCAGGAGACGTTCCTCCTAGCCCATCGCGGATTCGCGGAATTCGAACTGAGAGCGCACGGAGCAAAGGCATGGTTGCTCAAAATCCTCCACAACGTCTGGGTCAATCGCCTGCGTGGCGACGCCCGTACGCCGACGCTCACGGCGGACCTAAGCCTCGACGACTTCGCCGCGGAGTTGGCGCACGACGGACTGCCGGCGCTGACGCCCGGGCAGATCGACTGGGAAGGCTTCGACGAGGATTTGAAATGGGCGATCGACGACCTGTTGCCCGAATATCGCTCCGTACTGCTCCTGTGGGCGCTGGGCGATCTGAGCTATAAGGAGATCGGCGATGTGTTGGGCTGTGCGGTCGGGACGGTCATGAGCCGGCTCCACCGCGCACGACAGAAGTTGGGAGAGGCGTTGAGCGAATATGCCAGGGACCGGGGGATCACTCCTGGAATGGGATCGTCACCATGA
- the lysS gene encoding lysine--tRNA ligase — protein MADQYYEERKRKLDRLIGLGVDPYGARFDGVGGNEEVRRRVEGLSVGPGESDETAKARVAGRIALFRLMGKLAFLTLRDSTGEIQIGVSKARVGDQAWEVLSLLDLGDIIGVDGYLGRTKTNEITVWAEGVTLLCKSLHPPPEKWHGLHDVDARYRQRYLDLFSNPEVMRTFKARSQIVDAVRSYFRDQGFLEVETPMLQPIYGGAAARPFTTHHNTLDIDLFLRISPELYLKRLLVGGMERVFEINRNFRNEGISTQHNPEFTMMECYQAYGDLTDMMNHVEGIVVRSIEALGGGLKRRFRDHELDFTPPWPRKSYGELLREHAGPDLRDPAAVRKKAAERGIEDPKADDAIIANRLFEAAVEPHLIQPLFVTEYPAALCPLTRRKPGDPTLALRFEAYAACMELGNAYTELNDPAVQRETLSSQVKGEGDETMRVMDEDFLTALEHGMPPAGGLGVGIDRLVMLLTNSPSIRDVILFPLQRPQKV, from the coding sequence ATGGCGGACCAATACTACGAAGAACGCAAACGCAAGCTCGACCGGCTAATCGGCCTGGGGGTGGACCCCTATGGGGCCCGGTTTGACGGGGTGGGGGGCAATGAGGAGGTCCGCCGGCGCGTCGAGGGGCTTTCCGTCGGGCCGGGCGAATCGGATGAGACCGCCAAAGCTCGGGTGGCAGGTCGGATCGCCCTTTTTCGGCTCATGGGCAAGCTCGCTTTCCTGACGCTTCGCGATTCAACAGGCGAAATCCAGATAGGCGTGTCCAAGGCCCGTGTCGGCGACCAGGCGTGGGAGGTACTCTCCCTGTTGGACTTGGGGGACATCATTGGGGTGGACGGCTACTTGGGCCGGACCAAGACGAACGAGATCACAGTTTGGGCGGAGGGAGTCACGCTGCTCTGCAAGAGCCTCCATCCGCCGCCGGAGAAGTGGCACGGTTTGCACGATGTTGATGCCCGGTATCGGCAGCGCTATCTCGATCTCTTCTCCAATCCGGAGGTCATGCGGACGTTCAAGGCGCGGTCACAGATCGTGGACGCCGTGCGGTCGTACTTCCGCGATCAGGGGTTCCTCGAGGTCGAGACGCCGATGCTTCAGCCGATCTACGGCGGCGCGGCGGCGCGACCTTTCACGACGCATCATAATACGCTGGACATCGACCTATTCCTGCGGATTTCGCCGGAACTGTATCTCAAGCGGCTGCTCGTCGGCGGAATGGAGCGGGTCTTCGAGATTAACCGCAACTTCCGCAACGAAGGGATCAGCACGCAGCACAATCCTGAGTTCACGATGATGGAATGCTATCAGGCGTATGGCGACCTGACGGACATGATGAACCACGTCGAGGGGATAGTCGTACGGAGCATCGAGGCGCTCGGCGGTGGCCTGAAACGGCGCTTTCGCGATCACGAACTCGACTTTACGCCGCCCTGGCCGCGAAAGTCGTACGGCGAATTATTGCGCGAGCATGCCGGGCCGGACCTTCGCGACCCAGCCGCCGTCCGCAAGAAAGCCGCAGAGCGCGGCATCGAGGATCCCAAAGCCGACGACGCGATCATTGCCAACCGGCTCTTCGAGGCCGCCGTCGAGCCGCACCTGATCCAACCGTTGTTTGTGACCGAGTATCCGGCGGCCCTGTGCCCTTTGACGCGGCGCAAGCCGGGCGATCCAACGCTGGCCCTGCGGTTCGAGGCTTACGCTGCGTGCATGGAGCTGGGAAATGCGTATACAGAGTTGAACGACCCGGCCGTGCAGCGGGAAACGCTCAGCTCGCAGGTCAAGGGCGAAGGCGACGAGACCATGCGCGTCATGGATGAGGACTTTTTGACGGCGCTGGAGCACGGCATGCCTCCCGCTGGCGGACTGGGCGTGGGCATTGACCGGCTGGTGATGCTATTGACGAATTCACCGAGCATCCGCGACGTGATACTTTTCCCCCTACAGCGGCCGCAAAAAGTATAG
- a CDS encoding FtsX-like permease family protein, with protein sequence MHSPILRILFIALAPLTVPLYLLFLAATNLLGGAFYIVIEATASRLAQRPISLSKGRMALLAVPVLMAAPVAMAVHLVIWFVKLVGASLIWIGHWQCSVRTRSGAFFAGTAWSLVALWTTLTCLNAAMGSAWIGRPVRGADLFVEVLTRPRTLGSLPPVAQERRRQLIRELGQHREAVHKQWDVLKTALEDDEAMVRWFHDEPEVVRKLCGVPWYFTPADLAEDGVDHSVLLLGPLFFVWLLLIRWPGTFALLRSASLRTAWLAVRLMVIAAAIWALIAWVPLTNYYSFRPDQLSWTFGIFSPAQWLGLDYSTWVRPEWYLFNAGLWIAIVMLLAYLWRLAWRVAPFLGWPRYYVAFLAARLLQRKRIAFFSVGAVTLCVAMMIIVISVMGGFVDSIRTRAHGLLGDLVMDGGLQGFPYYQEFIDRISKITDPETGGPLVHQATPLIHSYGILQFPVNKKTAAVRIWGIRLDEYVRVNEFGKDLFYQNRFGGTTLARQMQPTYGLDERGNVAFPADYNRRYQEYLDRLSLEEREKEIKQFQREPGDFWMGPGVLKGPTTQPAFEGKEFPGVIIGRSIIAQRTPAGDYRRSDYYPRGEPCMLTVLPMTRGGDISPEPPPKPTFRYVDDSRTGIHEIDSMNCYVDFDELQRLLSMGPQQRTDGEGMSGARCSQIQIKLTSPLGDDRVILGRKKDLLLEEWEKFCDALPMDRFEYDMIRKVDIQTWEEMQASYISAIEKEKFLVLIMFGVISIVAVFLILCIFYMIVQEKTRDIGIIKSIGGSAEGVAAVFLAYGGAIGLVGCLLGSLLGIVFVEHINDVQDWLARINPAWRVWSPETYSFDKIPDVWKWSEVIWISILAVVASIAGAAAPAIRAGRSWPVETLRYE encoded by the coding sequence ATGCACTCCCCGATCCTTCGCATTCTCTTTATCGCCCTCGCGCCGTTGACCGTCCCGCTTTATTTGCTTTTCCTTGCGGCGACAAATCTCCTGGGGGGCGCCTTCTACATCGTCATCGAAGCAACAGCGTCTCGGCTGGCGCAGCGGCCGATTTCCCTGTCCAAGGGCCGCATGGCCTTGCTCGCCGTCCCCGTTCTTATGGCCGCGCCGGTGGCGATGGCCGTCCACCTCGTGATCTGGTTTGTCAAGCTGGTTGGAGCGTCGCTGATCTGGATCGGACATTGGCAATGCAGCGTACGAACGAGATCGGGGGCGTTCTTTGCCGGAACGGCGTGGTCGCTGGTCGCGCTGTGGACCACATTGACGTGCCTCAATGCGGCGATGGGGTCGGCGTGGATCGGTCGTCCCGTTCGGGGGGCCGATCTGTTCGTGGAAGTGCTGACGCGACCACGGACGCTGGGCAGCCTCCCGCCCGTTGCGCAAGAGCGCCGCCGGCAACTTATCCGCGAGCTGGGACAGCATCGCGAAGCCGTTCACAAACAGTGGGACGTGCTGAAGACCGCGCTCGAAGACGACGAGGCGATGGTCCGGTGGTTTCACGATGAACCGGAAGTCGTTCGAAAACTCTGCGGAGTGCCATGGTACTTCACGCCGGCCGATCTCGCGGAGGATGGCGTGGACCACAGTGTCCTCCTCCTGGGACCATTGTTTTTCGTCTGGTTGTTGCTCATTCGTTGGCCCGGGACGTTTGCCTTACTCCGGTCCGCGAGTCTTCGCACAGCCTGGCTGGCTGTTCGATTAATGGTCATCGCCGCGGCGATTTGGGCCCTCATCGCCTGGGTCCCGCTCACGAACTACTATTCGTTCCGGCCAGACCAACTCTCCTGGACCTTTGGTATCTTCTCACCCGCCCAATGGCTCGGCTTGGATTACTCCACTTGGGTCCGGCCGGAGTGGTATCTCTTCAATGCCGGCCTGTGGATCGCCATCGTCATGCTGCTGGCATATCTTTGGCGATTAGCATGGCGGGTTGCGCCTTTTCTCGGCTGGCCGCGATATTATGTCGCGTTTCTTGCCGCACGTTTGCTTCAGCGCAAGCGAATCGCCTTCTTCTCCGTCGGCGCGGTCACGCTCTGCGTGGCCATGATGATCATTGTCATCAGCGTGATGGGGGGCTTCGTAGACAGCATCCGCACCCGCGCACATGGGCTGCTCGGCGATCTGGTGATGGACGGCGGCTTGCAGGGGTTTCCTTATTATCAGGAATTCATCGATCGCATCAGCAAGATAACCGACCCGGAGACCGGCGGACCACTGGTGCACCAGGCGACGCCGCTGATCCACAGCTACGGGATACTTCAATTCCCCGTAAACAAGAAGACGGCCGCGGTTCGGATATGGGGCATCCGCCTGGACGAATACGTCCGCGTCAACGAGTTCGGGAAAGACCTCTTCTACCAGAACCGATTCGGCGGAACGACACTCGCCCGACAAATGCAGCCGACGTACGGCCTCGATGAACGTGGGAATGTCGCGTTCCCGGCAGACTACAATCGCCGTTACCAGGAATATCTGGATCGCCTTTCGTTGGAGGAGCGCGAGAAGGAAATTAAACAGTTCCAGCGCGAACCGGGTGATTTTTGGATGGGGCCTGGTGTTCTCAAGGGCCCGACCACGCAGCCCGCGTTTGAGGGGAAGGAATTTCCCGGCGTGATCATCGGCCGGAGTATCATCGCCCAGCGCACGCCGGCGGGCGACTATCGGCGGAGCGACTATTACCCGCGCGGCGAGCCGTGCATGTTGACGGTCCTGCCCATGACGCGGGGAGGAGACATCAGCCCCGAGCCACCGCCTAAGCCGACCTTTCGCTATGTGGATGATTCGCGCACGGGCATTCACGAAATCGATTCGATGAACTGTTATGTGGACTTTGACGAGTTGCAGCGCTTGCTTTCGATGGGGCCGCAGCAGCGCACCGATGGAGAGGGGATGAGCGGAGCGCGATGCAGCCAGATTCAGATCAAGCTGACGTCGCCGCTGGGCGACGACCGCGTCATCCTGGGCCGGAAGAAGGACCTCCTCCTGGAAGAGTGGGAGAAGTTCTGCGATGCCCTGCCGATGGACCGCTTCGAATACGACATGATCCGCAAGGTGGACATCCAAACGTGGGAAGAGATGCAGGCCAGCTATATCTCGGCCATTGAGAAGGAAAAGTTCCTCGTCCTGATCATGTTCGGCGTCATCAGCATTGTCGCGGTCTTCCTGATCCTGTGCATCTTCTACATGATCGTGCAGGAAAAGACCCGTGACATTGGCATCATCAAGAGCATCGGCGGCAGCGCGGAGGGCGTGGCGGCGGTGTTCCTCGCCTACGGCGGGGCGATCGGCCTGGTGGGATGTCTTCTGGGATCGCTGCTCGGGATCGTTTTCGTCGAGCACATCAACGACGTGCAGGATTGGCTTGCCCGGATCAACCCTGCGTGGCGCGTGTGGAGCCCGGAGACGTACTCGTTCGACAAGATTCCGGACGTTTGGAAATGGTCGGAAGTCATCTGGATTAGTATTCTTGCCGTCGTGGCGTCGATTGCCGGCGCGGCGGCTCCGGCGATCCGCGCAGGGCGGAGTTGGCCGGTTGAAACCTTGAGATACGAATAG
- a CDS encoding ABC transporter ATP-binding protein, producing the protein MTSGFLRCENVHKSYQLGRTVLPVLRGITLNIPKGRFVAIMGSSGSGKSTLLHVLSGLDVPQRGQVYYQGQPMFEPEGRRKMPQGRETGPGGGEEPEAAASRPISSERPVADGVLEDRRNRLLNSAYGFVFQFYHLLPEFDVLENVLLPQMVGKSIGGWLERRGEGAARALDLLDRVGLGDRLRHRPNELSGGERQRVAIARALMNEPAVLFADEPTGNLDARTGRGIFDLLRGLNQSGQTMVMVTHDRDLASQADEVVQLTDGRIQ; encoded by the coding sequence ATGACTTCGGGATTCCTTCGCTGCGAAAACGTTCACAAGAGCTACCAGCTCGGCCGCACGGTCCTGCCGGTCTTGCGGGGCATCACTCTGAACATCCCCAAGGGCCGTTTCGTAGCCATCATGGGCAGCAGCGGCAGCGGGAAGAGCACGCTCCTGCACGTCCTCAGCGGTCTCGACGTGCCCCAGCGCGGACAGGTGTATTACCAGGGGCAGCCGATGTTTGAACCGGAAGGAAGACGAAAGATGCCCCAGGGCCGCGAGACGGGACCGGGCGGGGGGGAGGAACCGGAAGCCGCGGCTTCCCGCCCGATAAGTTCCGAACGGCCTGTCGCGGACGGCGTCCTGGAGGACCGTCGAAATCGTCTGTTGAATTCCGCGTACGGCTTTGTTTTCCAGTTCTACCACTTACTTCCTGAATTTGACGTGCTGGAAAACGTTTTGCTCCCGCAAATGGTGGGAAAGTCCATCGGCGGCTGGCTCGAACGGCGTGGCGAAGGCGCGGCGCGAGCGCTGGATCTGCTGGATCGCGTCGGTCTGGGAGATCGGCTGCGACACCGGCCCAACGAGCTTTCCGGCGGGGAACGCCAGCGCGTCGCCATTGCGCGGGCGCTCATGAACGAACCCGCCGTCTTATTCGCGGACGAACCGACCGGTAATCTGGACGCGCGTACCGGTCGCGGCATATTTGATCTGCTCAGGGGGCTCAACCAGTCGGGCCAGACGATGGTCATGGTGACGCACGATCGTGACCTGGCCTCGCAGGCCGATGAGGTTGTGCAACTGACGGATGGTCGCATACAATAA
- the ilvE gene encoding branched-chain-amino-acid transaminase yields the protein MADDYTPNPNLKIWLDGKLVPTAEAKVSVFSHGLLYGDGVFEGIRVYGGRIFECRAHMERFENSLKAIRLDIPWNMTQIVDAMKDTIKANGTKDGYVRLVAIRGVGSLGIHPFRTVSPQVFVIVDKIAMYEPEMYERGMKVITASTIRNHPAALSPQIKSLNYLNNILAKIEAIDAGCLEAVMLNHEGYVAECTGDNLFIVSRGRLQTPAPHSGLLGGITRRLVLKFAQKRGIPTDEITLTKADLYFADEAFITGTGAEVCPINEIDKRPVGEGKPGPITKQLIADFRSHIKSGEDLL from the coding sequence ATGGCCGATGACTACACACCGAACCCAAACCTGAAGATCTGGCTCGACGGCAAGCTGGTGCCCACGGCCGAGGCCAAGGTCAGCGTATTTTCCCACGGACTGCTCTATGGCGACGGCGTGTTCGAGGGGATCCGCGTCTATGGGGGGCGGATTTTCGAGTGCCGCGCGCACATGGAGAGGTTCGAGAACAGCCTTAAGGCAATTCGCCTCGACATTCCATGGAATATGACCCAAATCGTTGATGCCATGAAGGACACAATCAAGGCCAACGGGACGAAGGATGGCTATGTCCGACTGGTGGCCATCCGTGGCGTCGGGTCCCTCGGAATCCACCCATTCCGCACCGTCAGCCCGCAGGTATTTGTCATCGTCGACAAGATCGCCATGTACGAGCCGGAAATGTACGAGCGGGGGATGAAGGTCATCACCGCCTCGACGATCCGAAATCACCCCGCCGCCCTTTCGCCGCAGATCAAGAGCCTGAACTATCTCAACAACATCCTGGCCAAGATCGAGGCCATCGACGCGGGTTGCCTCGAAGCGGTCATGCTCAATCACGAGGGCTACGTCGCCGAGTGTACCGGCGATAATCTGTTCATCGTATCGCGGGGCCGTCTACAGACGCCCGCCCCGCACAGTGGTCTGCTCGGCGGAATCACCCGCCGCCTCGTGCTCAAATTTGCCCAGAAGCGCGGCATCCCGACCGACGAAATCACCCTGACCAAGGCCGATCTGTACTTTGCCGACGAGGCGTTTATCACCGGCACTGGCGCGGAAGTCTGCCCGATCAACGAAATCGACAAGCGGCCGGTCGGAGAGGGAAAGCCCGGGCCGATTACGAAACAGCTCATCGCAGATTTCCGGTCACATATCAAGTCGGGCGAAGACCTGCTGTGA
- a CDS encoding site-2 protease family protein, giving the protein MIVLAVGVHFSPLMFAALGAWILCTTLHEFSHAVVAYWGGDDTVRGKGYLTLDPTRFIDPVFSLLIPAVVLLMGGFPLPGAAVMIDHGRLKNERWSAYVSAAGPASNLILFLLFSLPLHPLVGLVDADASFQPTWVHFLGAMAVLNFFALLFNLIPVPPLDGFGIIEHRLDHELRWKLRQPQVAMSCLAVVFILLWNVPGAWEPFFWMLEQVCGTLGLPLRVLGGGYNVVMFDREV; this is encoded by the coding sequence ATGATTGTGCTGGCGGTCGGCGTCCATTTTTCTCCGCTGATGTTCGCCGCGCTCGGTGCATGGATTCTCTGTACCACGCTTCATGAATTCTCTCATGCCGTTGTCGCCTATTGGGGGGGCGACGACACGGTTCGCGGCAAGGGATACCTTACCCTCGACCCCACGCGATTCATCGACCCGGTCTTCAGCCTGCTCATCCCCGCGGTCGTCTTGTTGATGGGGGGATTCCCGTTGCCCGGCGCGGCGGTCATGATCGATCATGGACGGCTTAAGAATGAACGCTGGTCGGCGTATGTTTCCGCGGCGGGCCCGGCGAGCAACCTGATCCTGTTTCTGCTTTTCAGCCTGCCGCTTCACCCCCTCGTCGGCCTGGTGGACGCGGACGCGTCGTTTCAGCCGACTTGGGTGCATTTTCTCGGCGCCATGGCCGTCCTGAACTTTTTTGCCCTATTGTTCAATCTGATTCCCGTGCCGCCGCTGGACGGATTCGGCATCATCGAGCATCGGCTCGATCATGAATTGCGTTGGAAGCTCCGTCAGCCGCAGGTGGCCATGAGTTGTCTGGCGGTTGTCTTCATACTGCTCTGGAACGTCCCGGGCGCCTGGGAACCGTTCTTTTGGATGCTGGAGCAGGTGTGCGGCACATTGGGCTTGCCGCTTAGGGTGCTGGGTGGCGGGTATAACGTTGTGATGTTTGATAGGGAAGTTTAG
- a CDS encoding glycoside hydrolase family 31 protein: MFTESSRGPGVQSLGDVTGHTRDERHLNCTCDAAALRLTPLADGVVRVRLAPNGTFGRDHSWAVVPVDEPAVSWQLREDDAALEIVFDAVCVRVEKRPCRISFVTPDGKRLCRDSTAGMTWADDGEVRCHMALESDDHFFGLGEKCCPLDKRDTALHNWNHDAAEYEPFTDPLYQTHPFFFVLNSGQAHGLFFDNTYRSYFDLGKTSRSSYSFGADGGEMNYYFIPGPTPADVMRRYGKLVGTPPLPPMWALGYHQCRWSYESAKRVQTIAKQFRKRKIPCDAIYIDIDYMDGFRSFTWDPKRFPRPQAMLKGLAKAGMKVVVILDPGIKAEHGYRIYDEGIAGDHFCKDANGQPYIGKVWPGASVYPDFTRAATRDWWAGLYRELLDAGVTGIWNDMNEPADFTFPHGTVPLSMQHDNDGQACDHREAHNVYGMQMARSTFEGLRRLRPGQRPFVLTRAGFSGVQRYAAVWTGDNRSSWDHLRMSIPMLLNMGLSGITLCGADIGGFRDYPSPELFTRWLQVGIFYPLCRVHTAGGKEQDPWSFGKKHERINRQAIELRYQLLPYFYTEYEHATRTGLPVMRPLLVDFPDHPKVHRCEHEFMFGRQLLVAPVVLEGIRKRKVTLPAGPWYAFDDAEPQTGGQEFELPVTIESIPMFAREGAIIPLRGVVQHTGQSAIEELILHVFPGKGCGSFYNDDGMSFDYQDGNFTREDYEVETAGDVTTLRLTRRIGDDRFAPQTYLIQFKGIRKAPLAVAAAGAPVPQCRTHKALIKASAGWFHEAKRGVVWVRVGRLAAQECVELLRRTSHASKGPRRRVSVRPSVV, translated from the coding sequence ATGTTCACGGAATCGAGTCGGGGGCCAGGTGTGCAATCACTGGGCGATGTGACCGGTCATACCCGCGACGAGCGGCATCTGAACTGCACATGTGATGCGGCTGCCCTGAGACTGACTCCCCTCGCCGACGGCGTCGTTCGCGTACGGCTCGCGCCGAACGGCACGTTTGGTCGCGACCATTCGTGGGCGGTCGTACCTGTCGATGAACCGGCGGTTTCCTGGCAACTTCGAGAGGACGACGCGGCCCTGGAGATCGTCTTCGATGCGGTTTGTGTTCGCGTTGAAAAGCGCCCCTGTCGAATTTCATTCGTGACTCCGGACGGAAAACGCCTCTGCCGCGATTCCACGGCGGGAATGACCTGGGCCGACGACGGCGAAGTTCGATGTCACATGGCCCTCGAAAGCGACGATCATTTTTTCGGCCTCGGCGAAAAGTGCTGCCCGTTGGATAAGCGGGATACGGCGCTTCACAACTGGAATCACGATGCCGCGGAATACGAACCGTTTACCGACCCGCTCTATCAGACCCATCCGTTTTTTTTCGTCCTGAACAGCGGACAAGCCCACGGCCTCTTCTTCGACAACACCTACCGGTCGTACTTCGACCTTGGCAAGACCTCACGATCAAGCTACTCGTTCGGCGCGGATGGCGGTGAGATGAACTACTACTTCATCCCGGGACCTACGCCCGCCGACGTGATGCGCCGCTACGGAAAGCTTGTAGGCACGCCGCCGTTGCCGCCGATGTGGGCGCTTGGCTATCACCAGTGCCGGTGGAGCTATGAGTCGGCCAAGCGCGTGCAGACGATCGCCAAACAATTTCGCAAGCGGAAGATCCCGTGCGACGCGATCTACATCGACATCGACTACATGGATGGTTTTCGCTCCTTTACGTGGGACCCCAAGCGATTCCCCCGGCCGCAGGCCATGCTCAAGGGCCTCGCCAAGGCCGGGATGAAAGTGGTGGTCATCCTCGATCCGGGGATCAAGGCCGAGCATGGCTATCGCATTTACGACGAAGGAATCGCGGGCGATCATTTCTGCAAGGACGCCAACGGTCAGCCGTATATCGGCAAAGTCTGGCCGGGCGCGTCGGTCTATCCCGATTTCACGCGGGCGGCGACTCGCGATTGGTGGGCGGGGCTGTATCGCGAGCTACTCGACGCGGGCGTGACCGGCATCTGGAACGACATGAATGAGCCGGCCGACTTCACATTTCCCCATGGCACCGTCCCGCTATCGATGCAGCACGATAATGACGGGCAGGCCTGCGACCATCGCGAAGCGCACAATGTGTACGGCATGCAGATGGCCCGGTCGACGTTTGAGGGTCTCCGGCGCCTGCGTCCCGGCCAGCGCCCTTTTGTCTTAACGCGCGCAGGGTTTTCCGGGGTGCAGCGCTACGCGGCGGTTTGGACGGGCGACAACCGGTCGAGTTGGGATCATTTACGGATGAGCATCCCGATGCTGCTGAACATGGGGCTGTCTGGAATCACGTTGTGCGGTGCGGACATCGGCGGCTTCCGCGATTATCCGTCGCCCGAACTGTTCACGCGCTGGCTGCAGGTCGGAATCTTCTATCCGCTCTGCCGCGTCCATACGGCGGGCGGCAAGGAGCAAGATCCCTGGTCGTTTGGGAAGAAACACGAACGGATCAATCGCCAGGCCATCGAACTGCGCTACCAATTGCTGCCTTACTTCTATACGGAATACGAACATGCGACGCGCACCGGCCTGCCGGTTATGCGTCCGCTTCTCGTCGACTTCCCCGACCATCCCAAAGTCCATCGCTGCGAGCACGAGTTCATGTTCGGCCGGCAATTGCTCGTCGCCCCGGTCGTGCTGGAAGGCATTCGCAAACGCAAGGTGACACTGCCGGCCGGCCCGTGGTACGCGTTCGATGATGCCGAACCGCAGACCGGCGGTCAGGAATTTGAATTGCCCGTGACGATTGAGTCGATCCCCATGTTCGCGCGGGAGGGGGCGATTATTCCCCTACGCGGCGTGGTGCAGCATACCGGGCAATCGGCCATCGAAGAGCTGATTCTCCACGTCTTTCCCGGCAAGGGATGCGGCTCCTTCTACAACGATGATGGAATGAGTTTTGATTACCAGGATGGGAATTTCACCCGAGAAGACTACGAGGTCGAGACGGCCGGCGACGTGACGACGCTGCGACTAACCCGGCGAATCGGCGACGATCGTTTTGCCCCACAGACCTATCTCATTCAGTTCAAGGGAATCCGCAAAGCCCCCCTTGCCGTGGCCGCCGCGGGAGCGCCGGTACCGCAATGCCGAACACACAAGGCGCTGATCAAGGCGTCGGCAGGCTGGTTCCACGAGGCGAAAAGGGGAGTCGTATGGGTCCGCGTGGGACGGTTGGCGGCCCAGGAATGCGTGGAACTGCTACGCCGAACCAGCCACGCTTCCAAGGGTCCGCGGCGGCGCGTGTCAGTGCGGCCCAGCGTGGTCTAA